The nucleotide sequence GACTTCACATATAAAGCTCTTCAAAACTTTCAAAGTTCATTGGTACTTCCTTCAAGTTCACAAAGCAAAGCACATAGTCTAAGTTGCttgagattactttcttgcaattcattttcttaaaagCTTTACTTGGGTAATATAGCTTAGTAACTTATATAAAGAAGATATTAAAGCAAATACAGAGAGAATTCATTACAGAAACATGCATTTAGGAATAGAGAGGGAAAACACTTGACATCAGTCATAAATCACAGCTGATAAACACAACCAGCATAGGTTTCATAAAGAACATTGACATGAACACAGATAATTCTCTCAGTGATAATGTTCAGAAGATCTGGAAAAGAAAGCTTAGTTCATTTGGTGTCATCTCTAAAAACAAGTTGAAAATATATAGATGATGACAATTTCACAATAAAAATCTGTCATGTTGAGACATATAAGAGATGTACCTGTCTTTATGCTTTCAGGCAGGGTTGAAACATAATTAGATCAGTTTTATATAGGCTCCAAGTTAGCAGTAAGTCTTTAAtgcaaaaatgcttttaaataagCTATTAGGTGGTAGTAGGTTTTGACACATTTGCTCcttattgggaacaaaataaggaGGACCTGGGGACCCTGGGGAAcagtggggaggaaaaggggcctAACGTCCGACCAgagcctgtgctctgggcaggtggacacagGCACAGCTGCTAGATGCTTCCCCCCCACCTGGTGTGCACGTGACCCACACAGTGGGGGTGGAAAAGGGACAGCCCCCAACCGGGGACCCCAGAGCTACCTTGTTAGTGTCccagggttgtaggagagagggatgagggaagaagttcccaacactgaccagagtgtggaGAGGGTCTTGaaagagcagagactctctatggtttaagacctttattatagaaatacaggggaaaagagagaaggtagaaagagagagagggagagggagagggagagggagagagagaaggctagagagaaagagggagaaaggagaggagaaaagaagacaaagggaagagaaagggaagaggagagagaagtgagaggtgagaggacaaaggagtgagagtaagagcaagagagtgaggtgggggcctCACAGACCCTTTTATGgttttcactgttgctaggtaactggggaggagtttagcctgaaggtctgAAGCTTGGGTCATTGCTTACTTGACTACTGAtgatgcttctcttgtgggggctgtggtgggCAGGAACTTAGGCAGGGGCTAGAGTTTCagaagcatgagggaatgcctaccttgtcatgtaggtgaattatgaccatatgggttcagacctcagctctactagataccagcctgcaattccccacagttcCTGATGCTCCTGGGTTCCTTAAGTAAAAAATTATGCTGGTGAGCTTTATGTTAATAGAATACAAGCTAGAGTTGTTTAGGAAGAGTGTTCCTCCTTTGAGAAAATGGGTTGAACAGATTAACTCTGGGcgatattgtatattttcttgattaacagTTATGGGAAGACCCATTACTTTATGGGTGGTATCACCTCTTgaatggtggtcctgggtgcagACAGAGCAAACCATGATTGgataagccagtaagtagcagtCCTCCATGACCTTCTGCATCAATTCTTCCTTCCAGATTCTTGTTTTGCTTCATTCCCTGAATCATCTGGATGATGTACTAACTAAaaattgtaagatgaaataaacctccTGTTCCCTAAGTTGCTGAAGGTCCAGTTGTTTGATTTTAGCACTAGgagcctaactaagacaaagaaaTTAAGCCACTCAACCAACTGGATAGCCATCATGTCAAAACTGGATGCTGCAAACACTAGTGCCTTGAGGaagccaccaaacaaacaaacaaacaaacaaaactgccaaaacaaagcaaacaaacaaacaaaaacaagccacaaacaaaaaaaaccctagttAGTGTTGAAATACAATATCAACTCCAGAAGGGACTATCTCAACCTTGGTTGCCTCAAACAATTTCAGCCAGACCTTCCCATTACAAGACTTGATGAATTTCAGATACTACTTATTCTTTAATATTCTCAATTCAGGCCATGGTGGGGAGCACTTCCCTGTCTGCCTAACAGAAGTTTCATAATTAATTCATGATAAATCAGTTCTACTTATGCAATGTTCATCTGAGAATTTTCTCTCAGgagtgcatttgtgtgtttgttaaaATTTGTGTAAGTTTTGTGTTCACTTGAATTTAATTCTAGGAACTCTCAAGTTATTTCCTGATCTTTTCGATGATTGACTAGGCTCTCCAAAGTTTCTTGTTGGACTCCAAGTGGTTTTGTAGTTTCTGTACTCTCCGTATACTGATTTCTAGTTTGGTTATActattatatgaaaaataaattaattttgttcttttatggTAATATTTCCCTTATGTCATAATATGCACAATGTCCTAGAAACAAAAGATATCAAAACTGTTTCACGTAGAAACACAAGATCTGAATTTACCTAAAATAGTTATGAAGACTAAATCAGTGCTCATGAAATATAATCCTTGTACAAATGAATGTTCTGTCCTCACCTAGGTTTGTCTGTTGTGCACCAGTGGTTTCAGGATGCTCAGAGGAGCTAAGTATAAGGGTCTCTGGTGATGGTGGGTATGATTGGTATAAAAATCCCAGGAGACTTTTAgtatcagaggacagtttgtgaaCTGAAATGGCAGATCTAGATTACATAGGTCCCATAGGTCGAGGCAGGGGCaaggggaggaaaaaaggaaagggagaaaatgtACCTAATGTGAATGAAAACTACTCAATTATCACTAAGAAGATAAAACTATAATATTAAGCACCTTAACTTGAAACTCAGAGTGCCTAAGCATGAACAACTGCTGTGGTTTATAAGACTTATTTTCCAGGAGACCATATGTCAAATCTTTGTCATCAGTGTGGCAATTTTGATTTAgtagaaagatgattagcttacTGTCGTCCTTCATTGTAGATGGAATGATTCAGATTTTTATGATGGCACTATTTCTCAGGGGAAAGGGCTGTTGCAGAATTCAGCTCCTCTGCACAGAGCTATTGTCCTATCCATAAGGATTCTCAGGAGGGCAATGAGAAGCCTCCTGAAACTCACCAGTGAGAAGAGATTGAGTCTCCTGGggagagtaaaagaaaaaaggacttAGAAGACAGAAGACTTTTAGTATAATATAAGCTCATTGTTttccaggaaaggaaaaaatgcaTATAATTAGAATAgtgaagtaagtgtgtgtgtgtgggtgtgtgtgtgtgtgtgtgtgtgtatgtgcatgtgtgtatgatattGGACATTGCCTTAAAGGACACGGTGCTTTCTCCTGATACAAAATTTTCTTGATATCAGGCATGATTTCTGACTGTCACTCAAGGTTTTTAGTACAATGTTGAGATGAAGATGGGGATAGTGTATGTTTCATGTATGTTGTAAGGAGAGGATGAACAGAAACCCAGGAATTGCTAATCTGAAGTAGAAACCACCTATCATATTCTGTGATTTGAGGTAGGTGCCACATTTAATTTATTAAGAATAGGCCTGAGAAAAGTGAAGTATATAAAAGGACATCAGATACTCAAAACATTTTTCCATTCTTGGTattctaattaattaattctttgaAGGCTGTTAAAGTTTACACAGACTCCAGCACCCCTCTCAGAAATCAGATGTGTGTTGTGTTAATGACTTATTTCATAGTAAATTAGAATTCACTTATTACTGTCCTACTCAGGTTGCATAGTCCATTGCAATCTAGTCAAGTGATCATACAGTCTCTATTTTATTGAGGTAAAGTATCACTCAGATGTATAAATGTTACTAGGTGAGTGATGTAAGGAAACTGGGAAGTCAGGGGTGAGCCTTCTGATAATCTTTTCCTGAGCAATGTATACAAGTTGTACATGCTGTTACAGAATTTTTGAAGTAGTCACCATATAGTAGTGAAGATGAATACTTACTGAAAGTTCCTATGTACAGACACTGCAGTCTTTCAGAAACAGTTTTAATAATGTGTGGCAGCCTTAAAAGGTTTTTCCACTCTATCATTCATAAAACAGAGAGTTCTTTAAAGTGGGGTCTAGGCTATGTGAGGTATCATACAAAGCCAAAGCAGTAAGATTTCAAGGTCCTCTCATATCATGCATCATCTCTTGCATATATAcaattgccaaaaaaaaaaaaaaaccacactttGTGGTATGAACCTTAAGGTTCTTACAAGTCCTTACTGCACATTTGACTTTAATAACACTGAAGGTCTATGTATATAATAGAGCTGATTATTGGTAGGAATCAAGTTGAAACAGCTCAACTAGAAAGATGGGTTGGGGGCATGCAATGTTTATAAAGAAGTAGTGAATCCAAACTTAGGTCAAGAAAATGAAAGCGATGAGAGGCAGATGAGACACATATATCACAGTGTTCTGACACTTATTTCTCAAAAATCTTAATACTCTTTCCACGCAAATAATTCTTATTACACAAACTggaataaaaatatatcattCTGAGTCTCAAGCTGAGTTTCTGGAAATTTAACTTAGAGAGGCAAGACCACATTCTCAAGACCAATTTGAGAGCTACCCATACAAATATAGACACTACTAATGAAAGCCAAgatgcttaaaaatattttagattaaaaaatatccatttttaGGTTAGTTTTTTGGGGACATTTTTagttggagttttgttttgtcttaattttataTAGTACAGCAGACTGTATAAGTGTAAAATGCAACACAATTGTCAGCATTTTAGCAAACTTTTACAAGAACAGAGTCCACTGAGAGGTCATAGTTGTCAGAGCTTTAAGTCAGTCCTCATATCTTTAGAATTTCCTCCAGAATAAGTGCATATCTAATCTAATAAATCCAATAAGTTATTATATACAACTATATCTCCATAGGATAGAAAATTATTtatgccttttgtttgtttgtttgttttctattatcCCCAATAGAAAAATAATCTTGTGACCAATTACTGAATAGGAACAAAGATCATGGATTATGGTGTGAAACTCCTCAAATTAGATAGAGGGTACACAAACATAAATCTAAAGTGGTTTGggtagacatacacacatgttcatgtTCTATGTAGTTGATAAGCATTCAGCACTTGATCAACTTAAGTGAATTGGGAAATTAACTTAATTCTCACTGCAGTAACGTCATGGGGAATacgttttttttcccctcagcccCTTTTATAAGTGACCAAATGGAGAAGCAGAGTGTGAACAAATGCTGTTACCCTGCTTTATTGTATATACTAACATTTTAACTCATACACAATCTCCCCTTGCTCTACTCTATTGTCCATGTTTCTGCATGAATATACAGGAACACACGTGTATGTGTCAAGCATATAGATACATGTCATTTATGTGTTCATGAACATGGGTAGCATGTTTATAATAATTTGGAAACACTGAAGCCCACATTTGACTTGTTCATCAACCATGATCTGGTCTACTTATATACAATGTAGCATAACCTGTGATATTTTATTATGTCAAAGAATAGGGGGAATAGGACCTAACAGGCTTGTGATGTCTCCAATTCTACCcttgtcagaaaaaaaagagagagcattCAGATTTTTGATAGGAAAACCCAAACTTCAGCCATACACATAcaccctacaaaaaaaaaaaaagatcacctcATTTGAAGGGAAAAATTAACAGACTGAGAGAAAAATAAGTCATCTGCAACTTCAAACTTTGAGGGGCATGAAACTGAACTTTAGAGGATACAATGGGCAAGGACAAGCAGAATACCTAAGGGGACAGAGTAAGCCAGACACTGGAACTTCTTATTACAAAATAACTTATAGACTGGTAAAGATGGTAAATATAATGATAAGAACATCGATGTCCCTCCTAAGGTCCACACTCAGTCTCTGAATAAGGGCTACACTGTGAAAGAAATGAGGAGTCAAAACCAGAGTGCTAAAGGCTATTTTTAGCAGTTATAGTGTGAAAAGCTTAGAGTGTAACAGTAGGCAGAAGAGATGAATGATATCCAGAAAACAGACAAGGCTGTGCTGGGAATGACCAGTTTTTTTCATGTAAGCAATTGAGCAAGCACACAGCAGCTGCAGTGTAAGAAAATGAGCAAAGAGAAATGAAGTATATATACACTATGTGTATAGAAATACAGGTATTTTGATGGCATAGCAATGTAAAGTCTGTTGAGATAGAAGGTTAGGAAGTTTTTATCAAGCCAGGGACCATGGCTTTCTCCTGTTTTTCCAGCATTCAAAAGATTGAAGCATGGAAAGTAtgaatttcaggctagcctggactacatgccAAAACTCAATCccttttactctttttttctttattcaatttAATAGCCTGATTCATAGAATATCAGGAATAAcattaagaaaacagaaatttaaagTTCAGGCAATGATACTCTGACTAAGGAAACATGATGAGAACTATTATGTTACACAAATCAGCTGCCCTGTGAGGTTTGTGGTATGAAGTGGTTGCTTCAATTGTATTTGTTTGACCCTGCATCTCTCCAATGTCTCAGCTTATTCCTCTTAAGAAACTTCTCTTACCACCTCATTAATTCCCAGACATCAAGATGTGTCTTACCTCTAATTATATGCATTAcagaaatcatttatttattgaaatgttattttattttacttacatttcacgAAAATATGAGTCTTACTTGAAGAAACAATAATTTtaatgcctggatctaaattctgGCGAGATCAATAACAGAATAATTTGTACAGAAAACACAAAGAGAATGGTTGAAGAAACTGTATCTGTGGCAACAGGAAAGCATAGAGATGAGTGGGTAGATCAGCTCTTCTGAGTAACATTGAGAACTAGTTAGTGAGAAAACTGGGTAAAAAATAGAGCTATAATTAATgttgcttttcttattttatgataGCTTATGCAACACATGTAGCTAAATTCAGGCACATGGTAAGTCTTCTGCCTGAGCTTCATCAGTGCTGAGACTACAAGTATACACCATCTTCTGTAAACCCTTTTACACTTACTTTATACAATGCTCAGTACACTTCAGAAAATCACCTGATGTAAACAGAGAAAGTATAAGATATGAAAATCAGTGAGGATGAATCACTTTTttgaaggttttatttatttatttatttatttagactgcAGAGTAGGAATCTGTCTCTTATGTAACTGATGCTCTTacagtaataaaagaaaagatttctCTCATAAGCAAAATATTTCTAATGATTAGCTATTCTTTCTTTCAGGAGATGAGTGTCAACTGCTCTCTGTGGCAGGAAAATAAGTTGTCTGTCAAACACTTTGCATTTGCCAAGTTCTCTGAGGTTCCTGAAGAATGCTTCCTCCTGTTTACCCTGATTCTCCTCATGTTCTTAGTATCACTGACAGGAAATGCACTTATAACCCTTGCCATATGCACCAGTCCAGCCCTAcacacccccatgtacttctTTCTGGCCAACTTGTCTCTCCTGGAGATTGGCTACACTTGTTCTGTCATACCGAAGATGTTGAAGAACCTTGTAACTGAGGCCCGAGGGATCTCTCGGGAAGGGTGTGCCACacagatgtttttctttatattctttgGTATAACTGAGTGTTGCCTACTGGCAGCTATGGCCTTTGACCGCTACATGGCCATATGCTCCCCACTCCACTATGCAACCCGAATGAGTCGTGAGGTATGTGCCCATTTGGCAATAGTTTCATGGGGAATGGGATGCATAGTAGGGTTGGGACAGaccaattttattttctccttaaaCTTCTGTGGACCATGTGAGATAGACCACTTCTTCTGTGACCTTCCACCTGTCCTGGCACTTGCCTGTGGAGATACATCCCAAAATGAGGCTGCAATCTTCGTGACAGTAGTTCTCTGCATATCTAGCCCATTTTTGTTGATCATTTATTCCTATGTCAGAATTTTGTTTGCAGTGCTGGTGATGCCTTCACCTGAGGGGCGCCATAAAGCTCTCTCCACCTGTTCCTCCCATCTACTTGTAGTCACATTGTTCTATGGCTCAGCATCTATTACCTACTTGAGGCCCAAGTCTAGCCACTCACCAGGAATAGATAAACTCTTGGCCCTTTTCTACACCGCGGTGACTTCCATGCTGAACCCCATCATCTATAGCTTAAGGAACAAGGAAGTGAAGGCAGCACTGAGAAGAACTCTGAGTCTGAAGAAACCTCTGGCAATAAATAGGTAACAGAACCTTGCAGAGCTGCTGGCTAATGAGAATTTACAATGAATCagatgaaacaaataaaaactggtacatttttcttcctcccttat is from Mus musculus strain 129S6/SvEvTac chromosome 17 genomic contig, GRCm38.p6 alternate locus group 129S6/SvEvTac 129S6/SVEVTAC_MMCHR17_CTG2 and encodes:
- the Olfr120 gene encoding olfactory receptor 120; this translates as MISYSFFQEMSVNCSLWQENKLSVKHFAFAKFSEVPEECFLLFTLILLMFLVSLTGNALITLAICTSPALHTPMYFFLANLSLLEIGYTCSVIPKMLKNLVTEARGISREGCATQMFFFIFFGITECCLLAAMAFDRYMAICSPLHYATRMSREVCAHLAIVSWGMGCIVGLGQTNFIFSLNFCGPCEIDHFFCDLPPVLALACGDTSQNEAAIFVTVVLCISSPFLLIIYSYVRILFAVLVMPSPEGRHKALSTCSSHLLVVTLFYGSASITYLRPKSSHSPGIDKLLALFYTAVTSMLNPIIYSLRNKEVKAALRRTLSLKKPLAINR